In a genomic window of Clavelina lepadiformis chromosome 7, kaClaLepa1.1, whole genome shotgun sequence:
- the LOC143465529 gene encoding relaxin receptor 1-like, which produces MIDNFGLKIWLWIVTILTIVGNFYVAIISAKNLKERKNKDASVCNHILIINLSVSDCLMGVYLMIILVKDVQFAGRYSEFDYEWRSSTICSLAGSLCVISSQTSCFLMAVLTSYRLYAVYYPFKARHASAKPWIIAAVSSWIISVIIALVSNTTRYFKSKVLFLNDFSSSDSVTHDYVTDFACRVAILTNTSQDIDESNWESVQSFLMDEFPQYAPIGEIGYYGTTSVCMPRLYVNCSDSFWIYSIVIVTFNFLSFLFVLSGFGLIAWKIKKRPFKGDKAQKQHAKMNQRIARIIVSDFLCWVPICIMAYISVSGEKLPDGVEIFTAGVLLPINSAFNPILYSPYIETKVEYLWKRIRPNRNQRPNRNAIEPNVIS; this is translated from the coding sequence ATGATTGACAACTTTGGTCTAAAAATATGGCTGTGGATTGTCACTATACTTACCATTGTGGGGAACTTTTACGTCGCCATTATTTCTGCTAAAAATCTCAAGGAACGGAAAAACAAAGATGCTTCTGTATGCAACCATATTTTAATCATCAACCTCTCTGTCTCTGACTGCTTAATGGGTGtatatttgatgattattTTAGTAAAAGATGTTCAGTTTGCAGGTAGATATTCCGAATTCGATTATGAGTGGAGATCGAGCACCATTTGCTCATTGGCGGGAAGTCTGTGTGTGATTTCCAGTCAAACTTCCTGCTTTCTTATGGCTGTTCTTACCAGTTATCGCTTGTATGCTGTCTACTATCCATTCAAAGCTCGTCATGCTTCTGCAAAACCTTGGATAATTGCTGCAGTCTCTTCCTGGATAATTTCCGTCATCATTGCTCTCGTATCTAACACCACACGTTACTTTAAATCTAAAGTTCTTTTTCTTAATGATTTTTCTTCATCTGATTCAGTCACTCATGATTACGTCACAGATTTTGCTTGTCGTGTGGCCATTCTTACAAACACTTCTCAAGATATCGATGAAAGTAATTGGGAAAGTGTTCAAAGCTTTTTGATGGATGAATTTCCTCAATATGCTCCAATAGGCGAGATCGGTTACTACGGTACTACAAGTGTGTGCATGCCACGATTGTACGTAAATTGCAGTGATAGTTTCTGGATCTATTCCATTGTCATAGTAACCTTCAATTTCCTTTCCTTTCTCTTTGTTCTCTCTGGATTCGGCTTAATCGCttggaaaataaagaaacGCCCGTTCAAAGGCGACAAAGCGCAGAAGCAACACGCCAAAATGAATCAACGAATCGCTCGCATCATTGTATCAGATTTTCTTTGTTGGGTTCCCATCTGCATAATGGCTTACATAAGCGTGAGTGGAGAGAAGCTTCCAGATGGAGTTGAGATATTCACTGCAGGAGTGCTCCTACCCATCAACAGTGCATTTAACCCTATCTTGTACTCACCCTACATCGAAACCAAAGTGGAATACTTATGGAAAAGAATTCGGCCCAATCGCAATCAACGCCCCAACAGAAATGCGATTGAGCCCAACGTGATTTCCTAA